A region of Gracilinanus agilis isolate LMUSP501 chromosome 3, AgileGrace, whole genome shotgun sequence DNA encodes the following proteins:
- the PAF1 gene encoding RNA polymerase II-associated factor 1 homolog: protein MAPTIQTQAQREDGHRPNSHRTLPERSGVVCRVKYCNSLPDIPFDPKFITYPFDQNRFVQYKATSLEKQHKHDLLTEPDLGVTIDLINPDTYRIDPNVLLDPADEKLLEEEIQAPTSSKRSQQHAKVVPWMRKTEYISTEFNRYGISNEKPEVKIGVSVKQQFTEEEIYKDRDSQITAIEKTFEDAQKSISQHYSKPRVTPVEVMPVFPDFKMWINPCAQVIFDSDPAPKDTSGSAALEMMSQAMIRGMMDEEGNQFVAYFLPVEETMRKRKRDQEEEMDYAPDDVYDYKIAREYNWNVKNKASKGYEENYFFIFREGDGVYYNELETRVRLSKRRAKAGVQSGTNALLVVKHRDMNEKELEAQEARKAQLENHEPEEEEEEELEMEKEAPGSDEEREKGSGSEKEASEEEEEERSGSESERGEEEKESEKSGSGEDEPEEESSEDEARAARDKEEIFGSDADSEEDEEEEEEEEDGGGRAGGSGEDEDEESGSEGEPGRHSRSRSRSRSPSRSRSPSRSPSPSPSFLSASDHSAQEDGSEGGASDSSEEASDSD from the exons ACCCAACTCCCATAGGACTTTGCCGGAGAg GTCCGGTGTGGTCTGTCGAGTCAAGTACTGTAACAGTCTTCCAGACATCCCTTTTGACCCCAAGTTTATCACATATCCCTTTGACCAGAATAG GTTTGTCCAGTATAAGGCGACATCTCTTGAAAAACAGCACAAGCATGACCTGCTTACAGAGCCAGACCTGGGAGTCACTATCGATCTCATCAACCCCGACACCTACCGAATTGATCCTAATG TTCTCCTAGATCCAGCAGATGAAAAATTACTCGAAGAAGAGATCCAGGCCCCAACCAGCTCTAAAAG GTCCCAGCAGCATGCAAAGGTGGTACCCTGGATGAGAAAGACAGAATATATCTCCACAGAGTTCAACCGTTATGGCATCTCCAATGAAAAACCTGAAGTCAA GATTGGGGTGTCTGTGAAGCAGCAGTTCACCGAGGAAGAGATCTACAAAGATCGAGACAGCCAGATCACAGCTATCGAGAAGACGTTTGAGGATGCCCAGAAGTCG ATTTCTCAGCACTACAGCAAGCCCAGGGTGACACCTGTCGAGGTGATGCCTGTTTTCCCAGACTTTAAG ATGTGGATCAATCCTTGTGCCCAGGTGATCTTTGATTCAGACCCAGCCCCCAAAGATACCAGTGGTTCTGCAGCCCTGGAGATGATGTCTCAAGCCATGATCAG AGGAATGATGGATGAGGAGGGCAACCAGTTTGTGGCCTACTTTCTGCCAGTGGAAGAGACCATGAGGAAGCGCAAACGTGACCAGGAAGAAGAGATGGATTATGCCCCAGATGATGT CTATGATTATAAGATTGCGAGGGAGTACAACTGGAACGTGAAGAACAAGGCTAGCAAAGGCTATGAAGAAAACTACTTCTTCATCTTCCGAGAAGGAGATGGAGTCTACTACAATGAGCTAGAGACCAG GGTTCGCCTCAGCAAACGTCGGGCCAAGGCTGGAGTGCAGTCAGGCACCAATGCCTTGCTTGTGGTCAAACACCGGGACATGAATGAGAAGGAGCTGGAAGCTCAG GAAGCTCGGAAGGCCCAGCTGGAGAACCATGAgccagaagaagaggaagaggaggagctggagatggagaaagaggcCCCAGGCTCAG atgaagaaagagaaaaaggaagcgGCAGTGAAAAGGAGGccagtgaggaggaagaggaggagcgGTCAGGCAGTGAGAGTGAgcggggagaggaggagaaggagagcgAGAAGAGTGGGAGCGGGGAAGATGAACCCGAAGAAGAGAGCAGCGAAGATGAAGCCCGGGCAGCCCGAGACAAGGAAGAGATCTTTGGAAGTGATGCAGACTCggaagaagatgaagaggaggaagaagaggaagaagatggggGTGGGCGAGCAGGGGGCAGTGGGGAAGACGAGGATGAGGAGAGTGGCAGTGAGGGGGAGCCCGGGCGGCACAGCCGTAGCCGCAGCCGCAGCCGTAGTCCTAGCCGCAGCCGCAGTCCCAGCCgaagccccagccccagcccctccTTCCTCAGTGCCAGTGACCATTCGGCCCAAGAGGATGGCAGTGAAGGGGGTGCTTCTGACTCCAGTGAGGAGGCCAGTGACAGTGACTGA